One Scomber scombrus chromosome 23, fScoSco1.1, whole genome shotgun sequence genomic window, GTGTCATATCGGAGGTATAACCTTTGCTCAATGGTAATAAAAGTCCTAGGAGATGGCTGATGTTCACTGATGTGTCAATGAGCAAAGTTTTCAATTTATATAAGGATTATATAGGGATTAAGGCagaattgttgtttgtttttcattttaacattattaaatGGTGTCCAGagtggtttattttaatgtatgttaaatatatagTCTCACACGATTACTTTTTTCTATCAAAGTTAATCCCTTTGTGCTCAATAGATTTTTTTCAGCATAGACAGAGAGGAAATATGGgacagagaggggggtgtgacatgcagcaaaggacctccaaCCAGGATTGGAACCAGGGTCAGCTacgtatgtggcatgcgctctaaccactcgaccacctgtgcGCCCGTGCTTAATAGATTTTGGTAAGATATTGACCAAACTAATAAGACTTAAAGGACTGATTCATAATTGTATATAATAGTCTGTCgtaaaacacaacactgtaATCATCACAGtaatcattcatttcttttaactttacagtctttttaatgccaaagtccctctttttgttatacttccactgcagctcaacaggggaacactgtccaaggaaacaaagagggaatttaagCAGGCCATTTTTAAGCTGTGCTCTTTGTGACTGTGTTGTGGTCTGTTTGCAACCCCTGCTGGTAAAAGGACAGCACATCAGCTACACAGTTAGCAGTCTGTAAACGTAACCTGCAAAGCTATTTGTCATTACAGTTTTGTCTGTCcatttattgatgttattatAAGCATGAAATATCACAGTTACTTTACGTCCTATACGTCCCCTCAGGTTTTCACACTGAAAGACTGTGGTTTCAAACTTATTTCTGTCTTAGcttcaaacatttatttgtagAACTtacaaaaaggaagaggagggtctCACGTATACTTCACTTCATGTGTGTGAGTACTGAccctgtttctctgtttctgtgtgagattccaaaacagagaaatatatatatactgaatTTGGCGcctattaaaataataatgttgcaTGATTTCACATAAATCCACATGTAAATGTGTCTATGTCTGGATGTCTGGTACAGCTCTCTTGCTTTGTCTCTCCAGCTGGGGTATAATTTCCACTGTggacagggggggggggacatttTGTATCACCATAGTCCCTTAATGTAAgtataaaatacaggaaataaaaaataaaaaatgtatggcAGAGGACCAGAGTTttatcataggataaaggtgatcacttacaacaactttgtattgatttgacCCTTTCCTCTTGGGGGACAGGTGGACCTAAACAATGCCAGTAAAATGCCCCCTACAGCACAAAagagccaccagatcccctCACTGAAGGGGGcaagcattcagacctgtacaAGTTTATTCTTTAATTCATCCATCCTTTACAGGTGGGCATGTAAGTTACTGTGAGGTTCTCTTGGTTTCAAGCTTAGTTCTGTTTTAGCTTCACCAATTTATTTGTACAACTAACTAACAGGAAGAAGAGGGTTTCACCTATGTTTCACTTCATGTGAATTTCAGTCTGATACTCAGACAGtcagcagcaagacatcatggacgtttCATAGTAGTACTCCCTGTCATATGGAAGCACACTGCAATGGAAACTCTCTGGAGTTCAACtctaaatatttaacataaatgCCACCCATCTTTTCGTCATTACTAATTTTTTCACTATTTATACAAGACATGCATTTTCCCCTCACCTTAACTGTTTTCAGGTACTTAAACATAACAGGGAAATGTTAATCtttaaatgattgaaatgcCAGGAGGTGAGATAACAGAATTTATTGACAGAAGATATTTACCATAAAGGTTCAGTATCACATCATTTAATTGCCAGCAgtttaaagatacatttattacattttgttaatatacagtatttacaaaataaaataattaactcTGCATTACATTCCCTCTTCAACACATTTCCTCCTATATAATCAGTTATATATGAAGACAGGGTTATAAAACTTCTTAACTTGTACTGAGCACAAGGAAACCATTTAAGTTACTACAACCAGCAGTCAAGAGAAAAGTTAAACTGAAGCAAACTAGATTAGTTCATACATTTAATGAGTAATTTTTGAAtgatatccttttttttaaaattatctGCACATTTTGTGATTATTTGCTATGAAAAGTAAGATCAGACAGTTTGCCTTTTGACTGAAGCTAAAAGCTCACACCTGTTCTTCGCTCGTCCAGCAGCTCAAACCCTTGATTGCTGTGTACTGTAGTTTCTTGTACTTGGTCACTATTGACTAAAACATCTATTCTCTGCAGCATCTGCTCCACACTCAGAATTAGTTTCTCCCAGTTTGTCTTTTGCTCATCTAGTTTCCATTTGACATCtgttagattttctttttcttttaacaatccCCCTTTATCCTTCTTTTTATTCTCAGCCTCAGTTATTTTGTTCTCCACTGACAGAAGTTTCTCCttgttctcctccttctttttctccacctCCTTCAGTTGCAACTTCATTTGATCTTTGTGGTTCTCaagtgtctgtttctgttcctTTAGTCCATCAGCCATGTTGGCTTTCTGCTGCAACTTTTCCTTCAGTTGATCTTTCTGGTTCTCAAGTGTCTGTTTCTGAAAGTTTAGTGCATCAACCAGGCTGGCTTTCATCTGTAACTTTTCCTCCAAATCTGTCACAGGTGCACAACAGTAgcattttaaagcactttactaCAACTGCACAAACCATTAAGGACATTTTGAGCTTTTTCAACATCAGCACAATTTACAATTCAACACcaactgtttttatgttttaaatgttttttttggttgttttgtttttacctccACTAGACAGATGTAGCTTTTCTATGAATAACATTTGAACTTATGGTGTAGGAGCAATAAAGTTGAGTTtttattccacacacacacatgcatatgaaCTCTGAGCACCCATGGAcattttatcacacacacacacacacacacacacacacacagacacacacacacacacacacacacacacacacacacacacacacacacacacacacacacacacacacacacacacacactacagcaaCATAGTCACTTCAATCTGATATTTTGTGTTAGACTCACCCAAAATAATGTCTGTATTTccgtctgtttttctctgtaacTCTGTGTATATCATATCAAGAAACAGTTTATAATTAAAGACAATTaagcataaaataaaaagtattttcaaGCAGGGAGAGAGTCTTGGAGCAAGAATGAGCTGTTTCCCCTACttacacatttccttttaatCATTGTGTGTTGACTGTATAGTGTGTATCCCTTACTTTGTGGTTATttcattcaaaataaatgtatctgtgtatatataatatcaatttCATTCCAAAGCGTAACATAAAACGCTTGAGGAAGAATTTAATAGCAGAAATCAAAATGTATCGTGGATTAGTTTTCTGTAATCTGAGCAGTGTCGGCTGGCCAATAGAGGGCgatagttattttaaaaatgaaagcaacagGACTCACCCAACAATTTCTTCATCTCAtctcttgttttatttccatctgtttgTATCTCTGTCTTTATTGCATCCAACACTGTTTGTGCCATGAAAAAGACAATGTGACATatgttgaataaaaacagtatttttgagaGAATGATTCGAGCCCCCTACCCTGacttttatcttcttttatctttctgtGTGTCCACTACTTTGTGGAAATTTGAttcaatataaatgtattttgaatcaatttcattacatcaaaatgaaaataaataaagtctaaAACACctgtaattaaataattaaagtaaagtaaatatagAGCACTGTTCTTTTAATCCTCTTCCTGACCTTTGACTTCATGCAATTAATAACACTATAAGTATCACAGTTTTGTCTTACCTTTATTTTTCAGCAGGTAAACAAGCACACTAAGTGCGACCACAACCAAGATGCAAAGAAAGGCAGCTGGTGGGAAACCAATAGGAGGAGAAGATGGACcagctgaaatgataaaatacagaaCAACATAGTGTTTAGGACACCGTGAGCAGTCTGGGGAAAGGGCTATTGATTATCAATTAAGGTGCTTTAGACAGCACACAATAGTTTGCTTTGACTTTCACAGTGAAAACTAAAAgtcatatttctctctctctctctctctctctctctctctctctctctctctctctctctctctctctctctctctctctctctatctctctctctctctctctctctctctcacacacacacacacacacacacacacactgtggataTATGAATTAAATAGAAAGAGTAAGCGCTGATACTGATTAGCCTGCTCTGCTGGTGAAAATATTATCATATAAAAACGTGATGAATTAATAAAgccaaaagataaaaaataaagttgtgactttgtgtgcttgtgtttgatTTACCCCAACAAGTCAGTATGATgaggaagacaaagaggaaggtGAGAATGTGACTGGACGGTGACACACTGAGGCATCTGAACACAGGTGCTAATCCTTCCTTCAGGCAAAACATCTCGGagttctgaaaaataaaaccaatagtCACCCCCATCCCAAAAAGCAAACCAACAACAAAT contains:
- the LOC134006128 gene encoding uncharacterized protein LOC134006128 isoform X1, which encodes MIKMKETTSKCGLTAFSVSFFQHAVVLLLLTDCCGGVTMSPSELNSNSRASADSSSHYISFAKTEFFIYTIGLAVFTFAVHLLINYMQGNKAQTVTEGGKTRYKSEENKLLVEDAIKKEIQTDGNKTREEMKKLLELQRETDEKTELTRRIKEKDDIILDLEEKLQMKASLVDALNFQKQTLENQKDQLKEKLQQKANMADGLKEQKQTLENHKDQMKLQLKEVEKKKEENKEKLLSVENKITEAENKKKDKGGLLKEKENLTDVKWKLDEQKTNWEKLILSVEQMLQRIDVLVNSDQVQETTVHSNQGFELLDERRTGVSF
- the LOC134006128 gene encoding uncharacterized protein LOC134006128 isoform X2, whose translation is MFCLKEGLAPVLRCLSVSPSSHILTFLVVFLIILTCWAGPSSSPIGFPPAAFHCILVVVALIVLVYLLKNKVLDAIKTEIQTDGNKTRDEMKILLELQREKDENIQLTRWIKEKDDIIYAQTETDAIKTEIQREKDKNTELMGRIKAKDDIILDLEEKLQMKASLVDALNFQKQTLENQKDQLKEKLQQKANMADGLKEQKQTLENHKDQMKLQLKEVEKKKEENKEKLLSVENKITEAENKKKDKGGLLKEKENLTDVKWKLDEQKTNWEKLILSVEQMLQRIDVLVNSDQVQETTVHSNQGFELLDERRTGVSF